The sequence CTGCTTGCATGGTGAGCAAGGTGTCGTAGAGCGTTTCTCCTTTTGTCATGCTAGAGCTCGCTGCATCAAAGGAAACCACCTCGACACCTAACTTTTTCTCCGCTACTTCAAAACTCGTATGGGTTCTCGTACTCGGTTCAAAAAACATATTGACCGCGAAAGCCTGTTCCGTAAAAGTTGCTTTTTTTCCGCGTTTAAACTGTGCCGCCTGCTCTAATAAATGCTCGATTTCATGGACGGTTAATGCTTCCATTGACAACAAATTTTTCATTTAAAGCGCCACCTTTTCTACTTCATTTTATAGAAAAACCTCTGGCGTATTTATCTGCAGAGGTTTTTTTGTCGTGTGTCACGTTAGGCTGATCTGTGCTCGGCTGGTAAGACTAAGTTTAAAATAATCCCGATAACTGCTGCGAGCGCCATACCTGAAAGTTGGAAAGTTCCCGCTTGAATGAACAAGCCGCCAATTCCGACTACTAGCACAACCGAAGCAATAATCATGTTACGATTAACACTTAGATCAATTTTATTTTCAATCATCATTCGAAGTCCGCTTGTTGCAATAACGCCAAAGAGTAACAGGGAAATGCCGCCTAGAACTGCTGTAGGAACCGAGGTGATAACTGCATTGATGTAACCGATAAATCCGAAGAGGATAGCGAAAATTGCCGCTCCTCCGATAACAAACACGCTATATACTTTTGTAATTGCAAGAACGCCAATGTTTTCACCGTAAGTCGTTACAGGTGGTCCGCCGATGAACGATGCGATAATCGAAGCTGTACCATCCGCAAGCAAGGAACGATGAAGCCCTGGGTCTTTAAAGAAATTTTTATTTGTAATTCGATTCAGTAATAATTGATGCCCCATATGTTCTGCCATCGTGACAAACGCTAGCGGCGCCATACTTAAAATGACAGTCACGGTAATTACTGGATCTATATTAACAAATGGAATACTGAAATCTGGAATTTGGAAGAAAGAGGCATTTTTGATTAACGTGTAATCTACCATCCCAAAAGCCATACTCGTTAGATAACCTACTGTGAATCCAAACAAAATCGGAATCAAGCCCATAAATCCTTTGAAGAACATCATTG comes from Listeria monocytogenes and encodes:
- a CDS encoding solute carrier family 23 protein, whose translation is MTETTETTETVTKPVLDIHERPSFNKWIILSIQHLFTMFGSTIFVPSVTGLSPGVALVSSGLGTLAYLGITRGKIPAYLGSSFTFIAPITALLAAKSGGGPGAVMVGTFSVGVVYAIVSLIVYYAGVDWIQKVLPPIVVGPVIMVIGLSLAPSAAAMAMGTNNGKYSLETLAVAVITLLATIIAMMFFKGFMGLIPILFGFTVGYLTSMAFGMVDYTLIKNASFFQIPDFSIPFVNIDPVITVTVILSMAPLAFVTMAEHMGHQLLLNRITNKNFFKDPGLHRSLLADGTASIIASFIGGPPVTTYGENIGVLAITKVYSVFVIGGAAIFAILFGFIGYINAVITSVPTAVLGGISLLLFGVIATSGLRMMIENKIDLSVNRNMIIASVVLVVGIGGLFIQAGTFQLSGMALAAVIGIILNLVLPAEHRSA